The Malus domestica chromosome 10, GDT2T_hap1 genome contains a region encoding:
- the LOC103445955 gene encoding membrane-bound transcription factor site-2 protease homolog isoform X1, protein MEGRRVRRFRPRSQPQTHRSLLPLHSPANSSPPPPPPSTTVSCCYCDFKFWAFNQPLFHFGKTHCRILRAWFSVGVGFGLTLLFSVSLLLIWELGRALNLFHGSLFVDLAARFFSSFGTSIADAAYIITATVISVAVHELGHALAAASECLQMEYVAVFVAFLFPGALVAFDLESLQQLSCFAALRIYCAGIWHNAVCCAVCGFALLLLPFILFPFYIHGDSPMVLGVPSTSPLSGYLSPGDVIVSVDGVPIHNVQEWMEMTSLINQLALGDGNHSIDVPGFGTANRRKGYCVPNSMMEESKQIIIADNLSSCPNDLTAFTTVPCVYASMLGDGHPIRIEKAHCWNAKDVIKLNKCGDGWAAVITNGSNCICSENESCSSPIPIPGLVWVEVTYSRPYSLECLRVRRKSFVDPRTSEGMESNCGGTFVFVGDIIFMACSVQLTAYRPRWAFPLGTYLPNVLERILICTFQVSLTLALLNSLPVYFLDGESILEATLCHFAFLCQRRRRKVLQVCLLMGTLISVIAFFRIALYTL, encoded by the exons ATGGAAGGGAGGCGAGTGAGAAGGTTCAGACCAAGATCACAACCTCAAACACATCGCAGTCTTCTACCCCTTCACTCCCCCGCAAACTCATCTCCACCGCCTCCTCCTCCCTCGACCACCGTCTCCTGCTGCTACTGCGACTTCAAATTCTGGGCTTTCAACCAACCCCTCTTCCATTTCGGCAAGACCCATTGCCGGATTCTCAGGGCTTGGTTCTCCGTTGGCGTCGGATTCGGTTTAACCTTGCTCTTCTCCGTCTCCCTCCTCCTCATATGGGAGCTGGGCAGAGCTCTCAATCTCTTCCATGGAAGCTTGTTCGTCGACTTGGCAGCGAGATTTTTCTCCTCCTTCGGCACCTCAATCGCCGACGCAGCCTATATTATCACCGCCACCGTGATTTCAGTCGCTGTCCACGAACTGGGTCATGCTCTCGCCGCCGCAAG TGAGTGCCTGCAAATGGAGTATGTTGCTGTGTTCGTTGCGTTTCTGTTTCCCGGTGCTCTGGTGGCTTTCGATTTGGAGTCTCTGCAACAGTTGTCTTGTTTTGCTGCTCTTCGGATATATTGTGCTGGAATTTGGCACAATGCAGTG TGTTGTGCGGTTTGTGGGTTCGCCTTACTACTCCTGCCCTTCATCTTGTTTCCGTTTTACATACATGGTGACAGCCCCATG GTTTTGGGCGTACCTTCTACATCGCCTTTGTCCGGTTACTTGTCACCTGGTGATGTGATTGTGTCGGTGGATGGTGTACCTATCCATAATGTCCAAGAATGGATGGAGATGACATCTCTAATAAATCAATTGGCACTTGGAGATGGAAACCATTCCATAGATGTCCCAGGCTTTGGGACGGCCAATAGAAGGAAGGGGTACTGTGTGCCTAATTCTATGATGGAAGAAAGCAAGCAGATTATCATAGCCGATAACCTGTCTTCTTGTCCCAATGATCTTACTGCATTTACAACTGTTCCCTGTGTTTATGCAAGCATGTTAGGTGATGGTCATCCAATTAGAATTGAGAAAGCCCACTGCTGGAATGCCAAGGATGTGATCAAACTTAATAAGTGCGGTGATGGATGGGCGGCGGTTATAACAAATGGCAGCAACTGCATATGTTCAGAG AACGAGTCCTGCTCAAGTCCAATTCCAATTCCAGGCTTGGTATGGGTTGAGGTCACATATTCAAGGCCCTATTCTCTGGAATGCTTGCGAGTTAGAAGAAAATCTTTTGTGGATCCAAGAACATCTGAAGGCATGGAATCTAACTGTGGTGGGACTTTTGTGTTTGTTGGGGACATTATCTTCATGGCATGCTCCGTTCAGTTAACTGCATATCGACCTCGCTGGGCATTTCCCTTGGGTACATATCTTCCAAATGTACTAGAGAGGATTTTGATATGCACATTCCAAGTCTCTCTAACACTTGCCCTTCTCAACAGTTTGCCC gtGTACTTTCTGGATGGAGAATCTATTTTAGAGGCGACTCTTTGTCACTTCGCTTTTCTGTGCCaaaggaggagaaggaaagtTCTTCAAGTTTGCCTTTTGATGGGAACACTCATTTCAGTCATAGCCTTCTTTAGGATCGCTTTGTATACTTTGTAA
- the LOC103446025 gene encoding actin-related protein 2/3 complex subunit 2A isoform X1, producing MILLQSHSRFLLDTLLNRLQNIEKAVEADYHWAEFDDVRYHIQVTMKNPHILLLSVSLPTPPPETVFLGGLPSGAIEAIKAAYGAVVQILDPPRDGFNLTLKLNLNKLPPDEEYKHALLLKIASVREVVLGAPLRGVLKKLGARNVASNTDGLVALLHRPNESFFLIPQVDKVTVVFPMRFKDSIDIVLATSFLQEFVEARRAAGLNSAPPCLWSPTPPLELKEAPTEALSANAGFVTFVIFPRHVEGKKLDRTVWSLSTFHAYVSYHVKCSEGFMHTRMRRRVESLIEALDRAKPGMEDGKNAAQSRSFKRLSLKEARTNSS from the exons ATGATTCTATTGCAGTCCCACTCAAGATTTCTACTCGACACCTTGCTCAATCGCCTCCAAAA CATCGAGAAGGCGGTGGAGGCGGACTACCACTGGGCCGAGTTCGACGACGTTCGCTACCACATTCAG GTGACGATGAAGAACCCACATATATTGTTGCTTTCGGTATCGCTACCGACTCCACCTCCGGAAACTGTGTTCTTGGGCGGCCTTCCCTCCGGAGCTATAGAGGCTATAAAGGCTGCATACGGCGCGGTGGTTCAAATTCTTGACCCCCCAAGAGATGGGTTTAATCTTACCTTGAAGCTCAATCTCAACAAACTTCCTCCAGATGAAG AGTACAAACATGCTCTTTTGCTAAAGATTGCATCTGTAAGAGAAGTGGTGCTAGGTGCTCCATTGCGAGGGGTTCTGAAGAAGCTTGGTGCAAGGAATGTTGCGTCCAATACTGATGGGCTTGTCGCTCTTTTGCATCGACCAAACGAGTCCTTTTTCCTTATTCCTCAG GTAGACAAAGTGACGGTAGTGTTCCCTATGAGATTCAAGGACTCTATAGATATTGTTCTTGCAACTTCCTTCTTGCAG GAATTTGTGGAAGCAAGACGTGCAGCTGGACTTAATAGCGCCCCTCCTTGTTTGTGGTCTCCTACCCCTCCTTTAGAACTAAAGGAAGCTCCCACTGAAGCACTGTCTGCCAATGCAGGATTTGTCACTTTTG TTATTTTCCCTCGTCATGTGGAAGGCAAGAAATTGGATCGAACAGTTTGGAGTTTATCAACTTTTCATGCTTATGTTAGTTACCATGTTAAG TGTTCAGAGGGTTTCATGCATACAAGGATGAGACGTCGCGTGGAATCTTTGATTGAG GCTCTTGATCGTGCTAAACCCGGCATGGAAGATGGAAAGAACGCTGCTCAAAGTAGATCCTTCAAACGGCTG AGCCTGAAGGAAGCCAGGACCAATTCAAGCTAA
- the LOC103445955 gene encoding membrane-bound transcription factor site-2 protease homolog isoform X2, giving the protein MLSPPQGLIASSECLQMEYVAVFVAFLFPGALVAFDLESLQQLSCFAALRIYCAGIWHNAVCCAVCGFALLLLPFILFPFYIHGDSPMVLGVPSTSPLSGYLSPGDVIVSVDGVPIHNVQEWMEMTSLINQLALGDGNHSIDVPGFGTANRRKGYCVPNSMMEESKQIIIADNLSSCPNDLTAFTTVPCVYASMLGDGHPIRIEKAHCWNAKDVIKLNKCGDGWAAVITNGSNCICSENESCSSPIPIPGLVWVEVTYSRPYSLECLRVRRKSFVDPRTSEGMESNCGGTFVFVGDIIFMACSVQLTAYRPRWAFPLGTYLPNVLERILICTFQVSLTLALLNSLPVYFLDGESILEATLCHFAFLCQRRRRKVLQVCLLMGTLISVIAFFRIALYTL; this is encoded by the exons ATGCTCTCGCCGCCGCAAG GCTTGATTGCAAGCAGTGAGTGCCTGCAAATGGAGTATGTTGCTGTGTTCGTTGCGTTTCTGTTTCCCGGTGCTCTGGTGGCTTTCGATTTGGAGTCTCTGCAACAGTTGTCTTGTTTTGCTGCTCTTCGGATATATTGTGCTGGAATTTGGCACAATGCAGTG TGTTGTGCGGTTTGTGGGTTCGCCTTACTACTCCTGCCCTTCATCTTGTTTCCGTTTTACATACATGGTGACAGCCCCATG GTTTTGGGCGTACCTTCTACATCGCCTTTGTCCGGTTACTTGTCACCTGGTGATGTGATTGTGTCGGTGGATGGTGTACCTATCCATAATGTCCAAGAATGGATGGAGATGACATCTCTAATAAATCAATTGGCACTTGGAGATGGAAACCATTCCATAGATGTCCCAGGCTTTGGGACGGCCAATAGAAGGAAGGGGTACTGTGTGCCTAATTCTATGATGGAAGAAAGCAAGCAGATTATCATAGCCGATAACCTGTCTTCTTGTCCCAATGATCTTACTGCATTTACAACTGTTCCCTGTGTTTATGCAAGCATGTTAGGTGATGGTCATCCAATTAGAATTGAGAAAGCCCACTGCTGGAATGCCAAGGATGTGATCAAACTTAATAAGTGCGGTGATGGATGGGCGGCGGTTATAACAAATGGCAGCAACTGCATATGTTCAGAG AACGAGTCCTGCTCAAGTCCAATTCCAATTCCAGGCTTGGTATGGGTTGAGGTCACATATTCAAGGCCCTATTCTCTGGAATGCTTGCGAGTTAGAAGAAAATCTTTTGTGGATCCAAGAACATCTGAAGGCATGGAATCTAACTGTGGTGGGACTTTTGTGTTTGTTGGGGACATTATCTTCATGGCATGCTCCGTTCAGTTAACTGCATATCGACCTCGCTGGGCATTTCCCTTGGGTACATATCTTCCAAATGTACTAGAGAGGATTTTGATATGCACATTCCAAGTCTCTCTAACACTTGCCCTTCTCAACAGTTTGCCC gtGTACTTTCTGGATGGAGAATCTATTTTAGAGGCGACTCTTTGTCACTTCGCTTTTCTGTGCCaaaggaggagaaggaaagtTCTTCAAGTTTGCCTTTTGATGGGAACACTCATTTCAGTCATAGCCTTCTTTAGGATCGCTTTGTATACTTTGTAA
- the LOC103446025 gene encoding actin-related protein 2/3 complex subunit 2A isoform X2 yields the protein MILLQSHSRFLLDTLLNRLQNIEKAVEADYHWAEFDDVRYHIQVTMKNPHILLLSVSLPTPPPETVFLGGLPSGAIEAIKAAYGAVVQILDPPRDGFNLTLKLNLNKLPPDEEYKHALLLKIASVREVVLGAPLRGVLKKLGARNVASNTDGLVALLHRPNESFFLIPQVDKVTVVFPMRFKDSIDIVLATSFLQEFVEARRAAGLNSAPPCLWSPTPPLELKEAPTEALSANAGFVTFGKKLDRTVWSLSTFHAYVSYHVKCSEGFMHTRMRRRVESLIEALDRAKPGMEDGKNAAQSRSFKRLSLKEARTNSS from the exons ATGATTCTATTGCAGTCCCACTCAAGATTTCTACTCGACACCTTGCTCAATCGCCTCCAAAA CATCGAGAAGGCGGTGGAGGCGGACTACCACTGGGCCGAGTTCGACGACGTTCGCTACCACATTCAG GTGACGATGAAGAACCCACATATATTGTTGCTTTCGGTATCGCTACCGACTCCACCTCCGGAAACTGTGTTCTTGGGCGGCCTTCCCTCCGGAGCTATAGAGGCTATAAAGGCTGCATACGGCGCGGTGGTTCAAATTCTTGACCCCCCAAGAGATGGGTTTAATCTTACCTTGAAGCTCAATCTCAACAAACTTCCTCCAGATGAAG AGTACAAACATGCTCTTTTGCTAAAGATTGCATCTGTAAGAGAAGTGGTGCTAGGTGCTCCATTGCGAGGGGTTCTGAAGAAGCTTGGTGCAAGGAATGTTGCGTCCAATACTGATGGGCTTGTCGCTCTTTTGCATCGACCAAACGAGTCCTTTTTCCTTATTCCTCAG GTAGACAAAGTGACGGTAGTGTTCCCTATGAGATTCAAGGACTCTATAGATATTGTTCTTGCAACTTCCTTCTTGCAG GAATTTGTGGAAGCAAGACGTGCAGCTGGACTTAATAGCGCCCCTCCTTGTTTGTGGTCTCCTACCCCTCCTTTAGAACTAAAGGAAGCTCCCACTGAAGCACTGTCTGCCAATGCAGGATTTGTCACTTTTG GCAAGAAATTGGATCGAACAGTTTGGAGTTTATCAACTTTTCATGCTTATGTTAGTTACCATGTTAAG TGTTCAGAGGGTTTCATGCATACAAGGATGAGACGTCGCGTGGAATCTTTGATTGAG GCTCTTGATCGTGCTAAACCCGGCATGGAAGATGGAAAGAACGCTGCTCAAAGTAGATCCTTCAAACGGCTG AGCCTGAAGGAAGCCAGGACCAATTCAAGCTAA